Proteins encoded together in one Pseudomonas sp. ADAK13 window:
- a CDS encoding ABC transporter permease, with protein MRIALVASLAWQDYRNDAWLSVCSVLALAAVIAPLLVLFGLKYGLVGSLTERLENDPATREIIPLGGGRFSSEFVEQLRQRRDVAFALPRTRQIAATAQLGAVTVEMLPTADNDPLLAGLPMPKGLDQIVLSHTAAEKLGAKAGDWLEASFGRQVAGRVESQRTRVHVLQVLPLEAFARDGLFAPLGLLEAAEDYRDGRAVPAFGWDGDAVGVSEQRVYPAFRLYARRLVDVEPLRVYFAGQNVLVSTQAQTIAQVQSLSRNLSIVFWIIAGLALAGAFAAIFAGALAAVARKRRELSVLRLLGFSTAGLLLFVVLQALYSAGFAAVLSGLLYGLAESGLNQLFVQVPGEYASHLLARHYGLALVAVLGVSAVAAACGGWRVARIQASEGIRDV; from the coding sequence GGCCTGAAATATGGACTGGTTGGCAGTTTGACCGAACGCTTGGAGAACGACCCCGCCACCCGGGAAATTATTCCGTTGGGCGGTGGTCGATTCAGCAGTGAATTTGTCGAGCAACTGCGCCAGCGCCGCGACGTGGCGTTTGCCTTGCCGCGAACCCGGCAGATCGCGGCGACGGCGCAGTTGGGCGCAGTGACGGTGGAGATGCTGCCGACCGCCGACAATGATCCGTTGCTGGCCGGACTGCCAATGCCCAAGGGCCTGGATCAAATCGTTTTGAGCCACACCGCTGCCGAGAAACTCGGGGCAAAGGCCGGGGATTGGCTGGAGGCGAGTTTTGGTCGCCAGGTGGCGGGTCGCGTCGAGTCGCAGCGCACGCGGGTGCACGTGCTGCAGGTGTTGCCGCTGGAAGCCTTCGCCCGGGATGGATTGTTCGCGCCCCTGGGGTTGCTGGAAGCGGCGGAAGATTATCGCGATGGCCGCGCCGTGCCGGCGTTTGGCTGGGACGGCGATGCGGTGGGCGTGAGTGAGCAGCGGGTTTACCCGGCGTTCCGTTTGTATGCGCGGCGCCTGGTGGATGTGGAGCCGCTGCGGGTGTATTTCGCGGGGCAGAACGTGTTGGTGTCGACCCAGGCACAGACCATCGCCCAGGTGCAGTCGCTGAGCCGCAACCTGTCGATCGTGTTCTGGATCATCGCCGGGCTGGCCCTGGCGGGCGCGTTTGCCGCGATCTTTGCCGGTGCGCTGGCGGCGGTTGCACGCAAGCGCCGGGAATTGTCGGTGCTGCGGCTGCTGGGGTTTTCCACGGCTGGGCTGTTGCTGTTCGTGGTGCTGCAGGCGCTGTACAGCGCCGGGTTTGCCGCGGTGTTGAGCGGGCTTTTATACGGGCTGGCAGAGTCAGGCCTGAACCAATTATTCGTGCAGGTCCCGGGCGAGTACGCCAGTCACCTGCTGGCGCGTCATTACGGCCTGGCCCTGGTTGCTGTCCTGGGCGTCAGCGCCGTGGCGGCGGCCTGTGGCGGTTGGCGTGTGGCGCGTATCCAGGCTTCTGAAGGAATCAGAGATGTATAA